A single region of the Leptotrichia sp. oral taxon 215 str. W9775 genome encodes:
- a CDS encoding MarR family winged helix-turn-helix transcriptional regulator, whose protein sequence is MNTNWERNSSVHLQIVLQKAVKIINSKIGKDFKEKGITTSQFSVLDVLYTKGEMRICELIEKVLSTSGNITVVIKNMENRGWLYKTVSPEDKRAFLVGLTEEGKKLFENLLPQHKSEIENVYSILTSEEKKKLIEILKKFKNLE, encoded by the coding sequence ATGAATACAAATTGGGAAAGAAATTCATCTGTTCATCTGCAGATAGTGTTACAAAAAGCTGTCAAAATAATAAACAGTAAAATTGGAAAAGACTTTAAAGAAAAAGGTATAACTACTTCACAGTTCAGTGTACTTGATGTCCTTTATACTAAAGGAGAAATGAGGATATGCGAACTAATTGAAAAAGTTCTTTCTACTTCAGGAAACATCACTGTTGTTATTAAAAATATGGAAAATAGAGGGTGGCTGTATAAAACTGTATCTCCAGAAGATAAGCGTGCATTTCTGGTTGGATTGACTGAAGAAGGAAAGAAATTGTTTGAAAATTTACTACCCCAGCATAAATCTGAGATAGAAAATGTATACAGCATTTTAACTTCTGAAGAAAAAAAAAAACTGATTGAAATTCTTAAAAAATTTAAAAATCTGGAATAA
- a CDS encoding hydroxymethylglutaryl-CoA reductase, degradative, producing MKNPKTGKQKNIWLGFHKKDRLERIAILKENNIITPEFSDILENNVNLSCDTAGQMTENNIGTFALPLGIAPYFIVNDIEYSVPMVTEEPSVIAACSYAAKLISKSGGFTVKIENRKMIGEVALYDIPDFDKAMEDILKNKNDILRIANESYPSIVARGGGAENIEVKILKEGDTSFLVVYLTADVKEAMGANILNTMLEGIKPLLESITGGKALMAILSNYAVNSLVTSTCEVDFSLFSNDKAQAFNIAKKIEMASKFSKMDIFRATTHNKGIFNGIDAVVIATGNDWRAIEAGGHAYAVKDGKYSGLTEWTFDEENNILRGKLTLPMPVASVGGSIGLNPTVKTAFNILNNPDAKTLAGIIVSVGLAQNFAALKALVSTGIQKGHMKLQARSLALFAGAENEEVDIVVEKLLETNHINSENAKNILKEIRNK from the coding sequence ATGAAAAATCCTAAAACTGGAAAACAAAAAAATATCTGGCTTGGATTTCATAAAAAAGACAGGCTGGAACGTATTGCAATTTTAAAGGAAAATAATATAATAACTCCTGAATTTTCTGATATTTTAGAAAATAATGTAAATTTATCCTGCGATACTGCCGGTCAGATGACAGAAAACAATATTGGAACTTTTGCACTTCCACTTGGAATTGCTCCTTACTTTATAGTGAACGACATCGAATATAGTGTTCCAATGGTTACTGAAGAGCCTTCCGTTATTGCAGCCTGCAGTTATGCCGCAAAGCTTATTTCAAAATCAGGTGGCTTTACTGTAAAGATCGAAAACAGAAAAATGATTGGAGAAGTGGCTCTTTACGATATTCCTGATTTTGACAAGGCAATGGAAGATATACTAAAAAATAAAAATGATATTTTAAGAATTGCAAATGAATCTTACCCTTCAATCGTTGCCAGAGGTGGTGGTGCCGAAAATATCGAAGTGAAAATATTGAAGGAAGGAGACACTTCCTTTCTTGTAGTATATCTTACAGCAGATGTAAAGGAAGCAATGGGAGCAAATATTCTGAATACAATGCTGGAAGGAATAAAACCTCTACTTGAAAGCATTACAGGTGGAAAAGCACTTATGGCTATTTTGTCTAATTACGCTGTAAATTCACTTGTTACTTCCACATGCGAAGTTGATTTCAGCCTTTTTAGCAATGATAAAGCTCAGGCTTTTAACATAGCCAAAAAAATTGAAATGGCATCTAAATTTTCAAAAATGGATATTTTTAGGGCAACTACCCATAATAAAGGAATATTTAACGGTATTGATGCTGTTGTAATTGCCACCGGAAACGATTGGCGGGCAATAGAAGCTGGTGGCCATGCCTATGCAGTAAAGGATGGAAAATACAGTGGTCTTACAGAATGGACTTTTGATGAAGAAAACAATATTCTCAGAGGAAAACTTACACTCCCTATGCCTGTTGCAAGTGTTGGAGGTTCTATCGGATTAAATCCTACTGTGAAAACCGCTTTTAATATCTTAAACAATCCTGATGCGAAAACTCTTGCAGGAATTATTGTTTCTGTTGGTCTTGCTCAAAATTTTGCCGCCTTGAAGGCACTGGTTTCTACCGGTATTCAAAAGGGGCATATGAAATTACAAGCTAGATCTCTTGCCCTTTTTGCAGGAGCAGAAAATGAGGAAGTAGACATTGTTGTTGAAAAACTTCTGGAAACAAATCATATAAATTCTGAAAATGCAAAAAATATTTTAAAGGAAATTAGAAATAAATAG
- a CDS encoding hydroxymethylglutaryl-CoA synthase: MNIGIDKFGLAIPEFFLDIRDLAVARNENANKFLKGLLQLEMSVSPVTQDIVTLGATAAHEFLTEEDKKKIDMVIIGTETGVDQSKSASVFIHNLLGIQPFARCIEIKEACYGATAGLDFAKKHIENNPDSYVLLIASDIAKYGIGTSGESTQGSGSCAMLIKKNPNILILNNDNVCQTRDIMDFWRPNYSAFPYVDGHFSTKQYLECLETTWAEYCRRTGKKLEDFTAFCFHLPFPKLGLKGLNSLFDKNLDREVKDSLLENFHTSITYSRRIGNIYTGSLYLGLLSLLENSDTLKPDDNIAFFSYGSGAVCEIFTGTLAKNFKENINSHRLETFQNRKKLSVSEYEKMFFEEIIIDEEGNCSFEPDESLFSLEKIENHKRIYKKNCK, from the coding sequence ATGAACATAGGTATAGATAAATTTGGGCTGGCAATTCCGGAATTTTTTCTGGATATTAGGGATTTAGCTGTTGCCAGAAATGAAAATGCAAATAAATTTTTAAAAGGTCTTCTACAGCTTGAAATGAGTGTTTCTCCTGTTACTCAGGATATTGTAACTTTGGGAGCCACTGCCGCTCACGAATTTTTAACTGAAGAAGATAAAAAGAAAATAGATATGGTTATTATTGGGACTGAAACTGGTGTAGACCAGAGTAAATCTGCATCTGTCTTTATTCATAATCTTCTTGGAATACAGCCTTTTGCTAGATGTATAGAAATTAAGGAAGCCTGTTACGGAGCTACTGCCGGTCTTGATTTTGCCAAAAAACATATTGAAAACAATCCTGATTCATATGTTCTTCTGATTGCTTCAGATATTGCAAAATATGGAATTGGAACTTCAGGGGAATCTACTCAGGGTTCCGGAAGCTGTGCAATGCTTATAAAAAAGAATCCTAATATTTTAATTCTAAATAATGATAACGTATGTCAGACACGTGATATTATGGATTTCTGGCGTCCTAATTATTCTGCTTTCCCTTATGTTGATGGGCATTTTTCCACAAAACAGTATCTTGAATGTCTTGAAACAACATGGGCTGAATATTGTAGAAGAACCGGCAAAAAACTTGAAGATTTTACCGCCTTCTGTTTTCACCTTCCATTTCCTAAATTAGGATTGAAGGGATTAAACAGTCTTTTTGATAAAAACCTCGACAGGGAAGTTAAGGACTCTCTTCTTGAGAACTTCCATACTTCCATTACATATAGCCGTAGAATTGGAAATATTTATACAGGTTCTCTTTATCTTGGTCTGCTTTCACTTCTTGAAAACAGCGATACTTTAAAGCCTGATGACAATATTGCCTTCTTCAGCTACGGAAGTGGTGCTGTATGTGAAATATTTACAGGTACTCTGGCTAAAAACTTTAAGGAAAATATCAACAGTCATCGTCTGGAAACTTTCCAAAATAGAAAAAAACTATCTGTTTCCGAGTATGAAAAAATGTTCTTTGAAGAAATTATAATTGATGAAGAAGGAAATTGCAGTTTTGAACCTGATGAAAGTTTATTTTCACTGGAAAAAATAGAAAATCATAAAAGAATATATAAGAAAAACTGTAAATAA
- a CDS encoding M13 family metallopeptidase → MKKLLLVSLLLASLSFAEETVNTKKTGEMSAQQKETKKEEPKVQRINFLDYMERVKVKGDKELVADLSKNVKPQDDFYKFVNENWEKRTELPATKPSWGAFSELMEKNQDFTRNLIKDLKKKKYSQLNSDEKKILTLYNSYYDIKKRDKTGYAPLKKELDRINEIKNVKDFQNYNIELTKDGKMQLYGWGVGTDLNSSKQNAVYLSNAGLGLSREYYQKETEENKEILEEYTKYISDLLGYIGESNTQEKAGKIVEFEKSIAKTLLKNEERNDVKNYNNPRKVSELSKIAKNIDLAGYLKEVGVNTESVIITELKYYENMDKLITDENIETIKDYMKFHVVNSGTALLTNQLGQRSFEFYGKYLNGQKEREVLEKRALYFVDGNLGELIGKEYVKKHFSEESKKEAKEMVDYIMKAFRSRVQRLSWMSEETKVKALEKLSKMSVKIGYPDKWEDYSTLVINENDSLYAQMENIGKWVYQRDLKKVGKPVDKTEWFMNAHEINAYYSPTENEIVFPAGILQFPFFDLKNSGPGVNFGGIGVVIGHELTHGFDVSGASFDGDGNVKDWWNKNDKLKFDEVTKKLSQEFSKYSVAPNIFVNGEFTLTENIADLGGVNIAFDALRMYLNDHPERNVIIDGYKQNQLFFLSFARIWHQKTTEEYLKNLVKTDSHSPSYFRVNGTLINVDGFHNTFNTKKGDKLYKDSKDRIRIW, encoded by the coding sequence ATGAAAAAGTTATTATTAGTTTCGCTGTTATTAGCAAGCTTAAGTTTTGCCGAAGAAACAGTAAATACTAAAAAGACAGGAGAAATGTCTGCCCAGCAGAAGGAAACAAAGAAAGAAGAGCCTAAAGTACAAAGAATAAATTTTCTGGACTATATGGAAAGAGTAAAGGTTAAAGGAGACAAGGAACTTGTAGCCGATTTAAGTAAAAATGTAAAACCTCAGGATGATTTTTATAAATTTGTGAATGAAAACTGGGAAAAAAGAACTGAACTTCCCGCAACAAAACCTTCATGGGGAGCTTTTTCAGAACTTATGGAAAAAAATCAGGATTTTACTAGAAATCTGATTAAGGATTTGAAAAAGAAAAAATATTCACAGCTAAATTCAGACGAGAAGAAAATACTTACACTTTATAATTCCTATTATGATATTAAGAAAAGGGATAAAACAGGATATGCTCCATTGAAAAAAGAACTGGATAGAATAAATGAAATAAAAAATGTAAAGGATTTCCAGAACTATAATATTGAATTAACAAAGGATGGAAAAATGCAGCTATATGGATGGGGTGTAGGAACAGATTTGAACTCATCCAAGCAGAATGCAGTGTATTTATCTAATGCAGGACTGGGACTTTCCAGGGAATATTACCAGAAGGAAACAGAAGAAAATAAAGAAATTCTGGAAGAATATACAAAGTATATTTCAGACCTTTTAGGATATATTGGAGAAAGTAATACACAGGAAAAAGCAGGAAAAATAGTAGAATTTGAAAAAAGTATAGCTAAAACGTTGCTTAAAAATGAAGAAAGAAATGATGTAAAAAACTACAATAATCCCAGAAAAGTATCAGAATTATCTAAAATTGCCAAAAATATTGATTTAGCAGGATATCTGAAAGAAGTAGGAGTAAATACAGAAAGTGTTATAATCACTGAATTGAAATATTACGAAAATATGGATAAGCTGATAACAGATGAGAATATTGAAACAATAAAAGATTATATGAAATTTCATGTTGTAAATTCCGGAACAGCATTGCTGACGAATCAGTTAGGTCAAAGATCATTTGAATTTTATGGAAAATACTTAAATGGTCAGAAGGAAAGAGAAGTTCTGGAAAAAAGAGCATTATATTTTGTTGACGGAAATCTTGGAGAATTAATCGGAAAGGAATATGTAAAAAAACATTTTTCTGAAGAGTCAAAAAAAGAAGCAAAAGAAATGGTTGACTATATAATGAAGGCTTTCCGTAGCAGAGTACAGAGATTGTCATGGATGAGTGAAGAAACTAAAGTGAAGGCACTTGAAAAACTGAGTAAAATGTCAGTGAAAATAGGTTATCCAGATAAATGGGAAGATTACAGTACACTTGTTATAAATGAAAATGATTCCCTGTATGCACAAATGGAAAACATTGGAAAATGGGTATATCAGAGAGACTTAAAAAAGGTTGGAAAACCGGTGGATAAGACAGAATGGTTTATGAATGCGCATGAAATAAATGCCTATTATTCCCCTACGGAAAACGAAATAGTATTCCCGGCAGGAATATTGCAGTTTCCTTTCTTTGACTTGAAAAATTCAGGACCTGGAGTAAATTTTGGAGGAATAGGTGTTGTTATCGGCCATGAACTTACACATGGATTTGATGTATCAGGAGCAAGTTTTGACGGAGATGGAAATGTAAAGGACTGGTGGAATAAGAACGATAAACTGAAATTTGACGAAGTTACGAAAAAACTTTCACAGGAATTTTCAAAATATTCTGTTGCACCTAACATATTTGTAAATGGAGAATTTACGTTAACTGAAAATATAGCTGATCTTGGTGGTGTAAATATAGCTTTTGATGCATTAAGAATGTATCTGAATGATCATCCGGAAAGAAATGTAATAATAGACGGATATAAACAGAATCAGTTGTTCTTCCTGAGTTTTGCAAGAATATGGCATCAGAAGACAACAGAGGAATATTTGAAAAACCTTGTTAAGACAGATTCGCACTCGCCAAGTTATTTCAGGGTAAATGGAACATTGATAAATGTAGACGGTTTCCATAATACATTTAATACTAAAAAGGGAGATAAACTTTACAAGGATTCAA